Genomic DNA from Gimesia aquarii:
TGCCCTCTTGTGGCGAGGTGGCTGTATCATTCGCTCTACGTTCTTGCAAGACATTAAAGCGGCCTTTGATAAAAATCCTCAACTTGAAAATCTTCTCTTAGATGATTTCTTCCGTAATGCTGTTGATAACGCACAATCAAGCTGGAGACGCGTTGTGGCAACCGCGGTTGAGCTAGGATTGCCTGTTCCCAGCTTCACCGCAGCCTTAAGTTATTATGATGGATATCGCCAGGAACGTTTGCCAGCAAATCTGCTTCAGGCACAACGTGACTATTTTGGAGCTCATACATATCAACGAATCGATAAAGAAGGTACCTTCCATACAGATTGGATTCGTGAACGCCGGCTGGATTCGTAAGCACACTTCAGATGGTTTCATATTCATAACCAATCTAATTTTGCTGTAGCCAGCCTATGCATTTGACCGTTAATAGAGATATGAGCTTTATTAACGGACAAATCCGTGATTAGTGGGGAATGGAGCAATGCGAATCGTATTGTTGGGGACCGGTGGTTATCACCCAAATGAACGTCGACATACCGCTTGCTTAATGATCCCTGAATTAGGGATCATTTTTGATGCGGGAACCAGCTTTTTCCGCGTTCCCCACCATCTTCAAACACGGAATTTACAGATTTTCATGACGCATGCTCACCTGGATCATATTGTCGGCCTCTCTTTCTTTCTGGTTCCGATGCTGTCAGATCAGGTTGACTCCGTCAAGGTTTATGGTGAAGAATCAAAACTCGCTGCGATTCAAACTCATCTGTTTTCTGATGAAATCTTCCCCGTTCTTCCAGACTACGAGTTCATATCGCTACCAGAAACAGTCGAAGTCGCTGGCGGCGGAACTCTTCGACACTTACCGTTAGAACACCCAGGAGGCTCTATAGGCTATCGAGTCGATTGGCCAGACCACTCGATGGCATATATCACCGACACAGCTCATCCGGAACAGCATCTCGAATTTGTTCAAGGTGTTGATCTCTTGATTCACGAATGTTACTTTCCAGATGAGATGTCAGAGTGGGCAGATAAAACCGGACACAGCCACACAACACCTGTTGCTGAACTTGCCAGGGATGCCCATGTTGGAAAATTGATTTTGACGCACATCGATCCTCAATGTGCAGGCGATGATCCAATCGGAATCAAAGTTGCCCAAAAGGTCTTTCCTAATACAATATTGGGAGAAGATCTAATGGAAATTGATTTTTAGTACTAAGAAATACATCGAATCCTTCCGCCTGTTTCAATAGTAAGTTTTCGCGTACCATGACGAAAGAAGCATCAACAAAACCATTTCTTTCTCAGATGCTTCTTGAAACATTGAGAAATCCAGAAAATCGTCTCCCACTGGAATTCGACAATAAGCATCAGCTTTTAGTCGATCAGCAAACCAACCAATCTTATCCTGTTGTAACTGGAATCCCACGTTTTGTAGAACAAGAACATCTTTCGAGCTTTGGTCTGCAATGGAATAAGTACGAAGTTGCGCATGCTGATGAAGATCGAGCGACGTTTACAGCCAAAACAGGCTTGCCATTAAGTGAATTAAAAGGACTCAAAATCCTGGATGCTGGCTGTGGAGGAGGCCGCTATAGTAAGGTGGCTGCGGAAGCAGGAGGGATTGTATTTGGTGCAGACCATACAACAGCCGTTGAGAAGGCTGAACAATTATGCAATCATCTTGAAAACGTCCATCTCGTCCAGGCTGATCTCAAGCACCTCCCTTTTGAACCTTCCTCATTTGATTTTGTATTTTCTATAGGCGTTATGCACCATGATAAAGACACGCGTGCTGTATTCAATGCAGTAGCCGATATGGTTAAACCTGGGGGCCGCTACTCTGTTTGGCTCTACCGCAAAAACCAGTGGTGGCAAGAATGGATCAACTCCGCTTTGCGGAGAACAACGACCCAGATGGCTCCTGAAAGACTGGAATCCTGGTGCCGCCTGGGTGCTTGGTTCGGTGGCATTCCGGTTATCAATAAAGTTCTGAATAAACTTGTCAACTTCAGTAACCATCCCAATTGGGAAAATCGAGTTTGTGACACATTTGACTGGTATGCTCCTGCCTATCAATACCACCATACGATTGAAGAGCTCAAATTGTGGTTTGAACAAGCCGGTTTCGAGAATCTAAAAATCCTCCCCCCGGAAAAGTCAGGGGCCTTTTATCGTTGGAGCTACAAGCATAATCTGCTGATTGGCAGTGGAGTGAATATCCAGGGAACAAAATCTGTATGATCCCTACCATAGCCTCATTCCAAAAACTCTCTCGTTTTAGACAACTAAATTTGATTACTTTCAGCTAGATATGTCAAAAACAAGACCCATTATGATAAGCTCATCTTCATTGTAAGAATCAAAATTTCTTTGATATTTAAGAGAGTGTTATTAAACGCACGATATGACTTGACAATCTGACCTAAAAAAGTGATAGAGGAAAGAATATTCTAAAGAAATTTGCGTAAATAAGATCAATGAACCCCACCTTTAATTTATTAATTCAAGCTGGAAACTGATCAAAGGAACCACAACTTTCTAGTTTGAATATCACTTATTTTCACAATCCAATATTGAACAAACCACCTCAATCTGTGGTCAAGAGCACAACAGGGAGAGACATGAATTCATCGAATACTCCGAGCGGAGAATCGACTCCTGAAATTGAAGAGTTACGCAGTAAACATTATAACGCAACGATCGAAGATCTGCGTATGCCTCACGAGCATTTGATGATTGTCCGAGTCAAGCCTGATCAAGAAATTCCTGTTTTTTCAGGCGGGCAATATACAACTTTAGGCTTGGGTTCCTGGGAACCGCGCGTCGATAATGGTGTGTTGGCAGAACTGCCCAAACCCAAATTGATCCGTCGTGCCTATTCGATCTCTTGTCCTATGGTGGACTCGCAAGGCAAACTACTTTCAAATGATCAGATCGATTATCTGGAATTTTATATTACTCTTGTTCTACGCCCTGATTCAGATGATCCCCCACTCACACCGCGCCTCTTTCGATTAAAAGTTGGCGATCGCCTGCACCTTGGCAAAAAACCAGTTGGCACCTATACGCTAAAACCTATTCAATCGAATGACAATGTCATTTTTGCGGGCACAGGTACCGGAGAAGCCCCTCATAATTCCATGGCCGTTGAATTGCTCAAGCGAGGTCACTCAGGACAAATTGCCTCGATGACCTGTGTACGTTATCGAGGAGACCTCGGGTATCTTGCACAACAAGAGGAGCTACAAAAACAATACTCGAATTACCGTTATGCCGCTTTCACGACGCGAGAGCCGGAGAATATTGATCACAGTCATCCACAGTATGTAGGTAAGCAATATTTACAGGACATGATCTTACCTGATAAATTTCAGGAAGTCTTTGGTTGGGCCGCCGTGCCTGAACAAACTCATATTTTTCTCTGCGGCAATCCATCGATGATCGGCCTGCCTGAAAAAAATGAAACGGGAGAACTCGAATTTCCTGAGTCGAAAGGCATGGTAGAGCTACTCACAAAGCAGGGCTATCAACTCTCAAGTCCCAAAGTTCCAGGAAATATTCATTTCGAGAAATACTGGTAAGACAATCGTGCTTCAGTATTCAATTTCCCGATGACCGGATCGGAAGCCATCAGAACGGCGCAAGTTTTTTACTACCACAAAAGACACGAAAAACAGTGATGCTGCCGAGATCACTGGGTTGAATTTTAAAGATAACCGGAACCTGATATTGCCCAACGAATATCACATTCGTAGGGGGCGCCCCATGTGTCGACCCCTACGTGTAATCAAAGATCATTCTGGTTCGTCAAGTCTGTTACCAGTCGCACCCAGTGAACTGTCGCTGATGGGGTTTCGTGAGTTTCGTGTAGTTCGTGGTAGCACTGATTTCTTTTGTTTAGTCGAAAACTCTTTTAATGTGCTTTGTGCAGTTCTTCATTTTCAGCTAGTGGTGGTGGGCGCTATTCGGTATGGTGTGGTTCGCTCTTGCTCGTTGGCTTCTTTCAGCAGGCTCTGGTAGGCGGCTTCCAGTTCTTCGTCGGACATGTTCTGGATGTCGTCTGGGGTCAGATTGAGTTGCCAGACGTTGCCGCGGGATTGGATCGGTTTATCGAGGCCTAACAGCTTATCGATGCGTTCGCGGGCGCGGAGGCGTTCGCGTTGGGTGGACTTGGCATCGTTGATCACACTGACATAGAAGAAAAACGATTCAGCACGTAACTGTTCAATCGGAACTTCCAGACGTTCTACCATTTCGCGGCGGGCACGGGTGATATAACGATCAATCGAACGTGTGGAAAGACTGAATTCCAGAGTGACCGCACGTTTGATTTCCAAAGGATGTTTTCCGAGGCTGAGTAAATGTTTTACAAGGTGCACTAATTGAATTTGCTGTTCTCTAGTGAGCTTTGTTTTTCCTTGAGAGGTGAGATTGATCATGTTCGTCATTCCTTTATTTAAGCGCGAGCTTGCTTTGTTAAGTGGGTCTCATCATGCCCAACGGCACACACGGGTCAACAGAGAGATTTGCGCAGTTTTGTCTGAGATGTGGTACGAAATCGCGGTTTGGTTTCGGTTATGGTTTCGGAAAACGTGTTCAAAAGGAGTGACTCGATACGAGACATGGAGAACCGGTTCTGGTGCTTTAGGTGAAAATGTGGAAAAAACGATGCTTTTTCGCATGCACAAACTGAGGTGGTGCGCGGTGAGCAGTGCTCAGAAAAACGTGCCTCGCGCGCGCGACGCAGAATCAGGGAGTTTCGAGAACGGCGCGTTGGTGTCAAGTGCGAAATTGACAACTGGTTTCAGAGCGAATCACTCGGCGGAAAGATTCCCGAGAATATCAATAGGATCTTTTTTGAGGAAGAATTTTGGTAATCGTAGCGAACTGATTAAACCTGTTCAGGTCTTGACGCGACAATAAAAAAAGGGCTTAAAAAAGCCCCTTTAAAATCACGTATCACAATAAATTAAGTGAAAACCTCAAATCACCGCAATGGAATTGGCTCATGATTCATTTTTACAAAGCAGCGCAGATTCTAGCCTTTACGGTGTCTGATCTTAGCTCGAGCACGTCGTTTTTTACGACCAATTTTTCGGCGACCTTTACCTGTCTTCTTGGTTCCCATTCGAAGAAATGCCTTTCGTATCTGCTTCTAAAAAGATGGACTTTAATTAAAAGTTATTACTCAATACACAATTGTTTAACAATGAAGTACGTATGTGAGCAATATTTGAAAATTAAACTGGTAATTCAAATTATTACTTTAACAGGCTTTGATAAATTCTTCAACCACATATGTTAAAGGAATTTAAGGTCCCTTGAGAATTCGGACATAAAACCCGAAGATAGAGAGCATCATTTTCAAGGCCAACATACACCAGAGAATTCAGCAGGATTTACAATTATGGATTACCGTAACTTAGGAAAAGCTGGCGTTCGAGTCTCACCGATTTGCCTGGGCACAATGATGTTTGGAGGGCCCACCAATGAGGCAGATTCTATCTCCATCATGCATAAAGCGATTGATCTCGGGATTAACTTCTTCGACACCGCAAATATGTATAGTACCGGTGGTTCAGAATCTGTTGTCGGGAAAGCTCTGAAAGATCGTCGTGACAAAGTGATTTTAGCCACAAAAGGACGCGCGCCTATGGGCGATGGACCCAATGATGCGGGTGCCAGCAGAGTCCACCTCATGCGTGAACTGGACCGCAGCCTGCAGCGTCTAGGTACTGATTATGTCGACATCTACTATGTGCATACTCCGGACTACCAGACTCCGATCGAAGAAACGCTTCGCACTCTGGACGATATGGTTCGATCTGGTAAGGTGCACTATATTGCTTGCTCCAACTTCCGTGCGTGGCGTTTAATGGAGGCACTTGGAACCAGTGATATTCGAAATCTACATGCTTTCAGTTGCGTACAGCCTTTATACAACATCATGAACCGGGACATCGAGGTAGAACTGTTACCACTTTGTCAGGAAAAGGGGATTGGCGTTGTCAGCTATAGTCCCCTTGCCAGAGGAATTTTGACAGGCAAATATCGAAAAGATCAGCCATTTCCGGAAGGTAGCCGTGCTTCTCGAAATGATAAACGCATGAATGAAGCAGAACTTCGTGATGTCAGTATCGAACTTTCACAGGAAATTGCGACTTACTGTGATCAAAAAGGGGTTTCAATGACAAACTTTGCGCTGGCTTGGTGCCTGGCGAATCCGACTCTCACTTCAATCATCATCGGCCCTCGAACAATGGAACAGTTCGACGATAATTTGGGTTGCCTGGATGTCAAAATTACAGATGAAGACGAGGCCTTTATCGACTCACTTGTTCCTCCAGGCGAACACAGTGGCAAAGGATTTCAGGATCCCCAATATCCGGTAACAGGTCGAGGAAAATAGGATGTCTTAATGCGGCAGACCTCCCATCTGGCGAACGGCTTCATACATCACAGCTGTTGCAGTACTCGCCAGATTCAGACTACGAACCTGTTCCCGCATTGGTAGTTTCAGATTGCTATTGGGTGACTCCTCCAAGATTCGGGGGGGAAGCCCATTGCTTTCGCTTCCAAACAGCAAAACATGGCCCGATTCTAACTTTGCATCCCATACATAGCGGGTTGCGAACTTTGTCAGCTTCCACCATGTCCTGTCAGAGAGTCGTGATTGAACTTCCTCCAGACTATCGACGGCTTCCCAATCCAGATGTTGCCAGTAATCCATACCAGCACGCCGCAGATGCTTTTCATCCAGCTTAAAACCGAGTGGTCTGACTAACCACAATTTGGCACCGATGGCGACGCAGGTACGACCGATATTTCCTGTGTTTTGGGGAATATCTGGTTGGTAAAGTACAATATGCAGTAAAGGTTCAGAAGATGATGACATTCAGACTCTCAATTTGTTAAAATTCTCTTAAAACAGTTATAAATAGGAATTTATAGCTCTCGTAAGCAAGCTCAATCTATGTAATACTTAACGCATTCTGGTTATTATACTTCTCGTAAATACCAGTCAATCAGAGCGTACCATTTCACGAACGGAAACGGTACAGACAGCAAGTCCTGAAGAAGGACTATTTTCTCATTCTTCAAACCATCACGACTCAATAAGATTTACCGATGTTTCAAAAAGTAACTGACGCCAGCTTCATTGAAGGTGAACACGATGTCCTCAAATTCTGGGAAGACAATCGGATTTTTGACCAGCTTCGCCAGAAAAACAAAGGAAAACCCAAATGGAGTTTTATTGATGGTCCCATGACTGCCAATAACCCGATGGGAGTTCACCATGCGTGGGGCAGGGCATACAAAGACGCCTACCAACGCTATTACGCGATGACAGGACACGAACTCCGTTTTCAAAATGGATTTGATTGCCAGGGTCTCTGGGTGGAAGTGGAAGTGGAAAAAGAGCTTGGCTATGGAACCAAGCAGGAAGTCGTCGAAGACGGTATTGACAAGTTCGTGAATGAGTGTAAAAAGCGAGTGTTGCGTTTTGCAGCCCGACAGACCGAGCAGTCGGTTCGCCTGGGTTACTGGATGGACTGGGATGACCCTGAACAGCTACGAGCGTTAGCCGAATTCGTTGGTACGGACGCAGATTTCAATTTCACAGCTCCCAGTGGTCAGCAGGTTACAGATACCGCTGATATGTTGGTCTCACGTCTGGGAAACGCCGAATGGGGTGGAAGTTACTTTACATTCTCCACCGAAAATAATGAAACAATCTGGACTTTTCTCAAAAAGTGTTTTGAACGGGGTAAGGTTTATCGTGGTTATGATGTGATGCCCTGGTCCGGACGGGGAGGCAGTGCTTACAGTCAGATGGAAGTCGCTGACGGACGAAAGCTTTCTGTCCATCGTTCAGTTTTCGTCAGGTTCCCGCTGAAAGATCGTGAGAATGAATATCTGCTGATCTGGACGACCACTCCCTGGACTCTGACCAGTAATGTCGCCGCTGCCATTAATCCAGAATTGGACTATGTTAAATTACGCGCCAAGAAAGATGATGCAGTCTATTATTTTGCAAAAGATAACCTGGAATATCAAAGATTAAGCAAAGAATACAAAGAAGGTTTTGGTCGACCGGAATGGTCGTGGCCTAAGGATGTACCCAAGCTGAAAACACTGGCGCAAATCTTCAAAGAGCAGGGGGGTTACGAAATTCTCGACACGATCAAAGGAGCCGAGATGGTGGGTTGGGAATATACAGGCCCTTTTGATGATCTTCCTGCTCAGCAATCGCCAGGTGGCTATCCCAGTGATGAAACACTACTGGATAAAACAGGAATCACCTGTCATCAAGTCGTTGATGGCGGCCGCGATTTTAAGGGCAATCCACATGTTGTTGCAGGTGAGGGAACGGGTATCGTACATACAGCTCCTGGCTGCGGCGATGTCGATCATCAGTTGGGGAAACAACTAGGACTCGTCGCAATCGCTCCTTTAGGCGAGGACGGGCGATTTGGAGAAGGGTTTGGGGAATTCACTGATGTAGAAGCCATTGATCCAGCAACACCTGATTTAGTCTTTGAATTGTTGAAACAAAAAGGCCTTCTGGTTTCAGTCGAACAATATCCACACATTTATCCGCACTGTTGGCGAACTGGTGATGAATTGATCTTCCGACTTGTTGATGAATGGTTTATCAACATGGACTGGCGAGAAGAAATCAAAGATGTGACCAGACAGATTGACTGGGTTCCCTCAAGCATTGATGGTGAACAGCATGAACTGGAATGGCTCACCAATATGCGAGACTGGATGGTATCCAAAAAGCGATTCTGGGGCTTAGCGCTCCCGATTTGGGTTGATGAAGAAACGGAGGATTTCGAGGTCATTGGATCTCTGGCTGAGTTAAAAGAACGCGCCGTGGAAGGCTGGGAAGCACTCGAAGGGCATACCCCCCACCGTCCCTGGATCGACGAAGTAAAACTCCGTAATCCCAAAACCGGCAACCTGATGTCACGCATCCCCGATGTGGGTAATCCCTGGCTGGACGCGGGCATTGTTCCTTTCTCAACCATGCAATACAACACAAATCCAGAAGAGTGGAAAAAATGGTATCCAGCAGATCTTGTTTCTGAGTGCTTCCCCGGTCAATTCCGAAACTGGTTCTATGCATTGCTCTCGATGGCAACCATGATGGATGGGACACCTCCCTTTAAAACCCTACTAGGCTATCGTCTGGTTTTGAATGAAGAAGGGAAGCCAATGCATAAATCGGATGGAACCGCGATCTGGTTTGAAGAAGCTGCTGAACAGTTGGGTGTCGACACCATGCGCTGGATGTATCTGGCACATAATCCGGCATCTGATCTGCGTTTTGGTATGCGACACCCGGATCAGGAAGTAACGCTAGTCACACCGGAAGGTCCAATCAATCAAACAAAAGAAGGTGCTCCCACCTGTCTGGTTGAAAGTAAGCCAGCGGATGAAATTCGACGTCAGGTGCTCATTCCACTCTGGAATTCTTATGCTTTCTTTGTCAACTATGCACGACTTGATGAATTTGACCCATCACTGGAAAGTGTTCCTGTCGCAGAACGGCCTGAAATCGATCGCTGGATTTTATCGAACCTGCAGTCATTACTGGCTACTGCGAAAACAGAAATTGCAGCTTATAACTATGCCGCTTTCTTGAAAAAAGCGACTGCGTTTATCGATGATCTATCGAATTGGTATATCAGGCGCAATCGGCGTCGTTTTTGGCGTTCTCAGGATGCAAATGATACGGATAAGCTCGCCGCTTATCAAACATTATTCGAAGTTCTGGTGACACTCTCGAAGGCATTAGCCCCCAGTATTCCATTCCTAACGGAAAGAATCTATCAGAATCTGGTGACTAGCTGGGACCAGACTGCTCCACCGAGCGTACACCTTTGCGATTATCCGCAATGCGATTCGACTCTCTTAGACGAAGAGCTCAATTTCCATGCTTCACAAGCGCAAATTGTAGTTAAATTAGGTCATAAACTACGAGATGAATCCAATCAACGCGTGCGGCAGCCTCTGGCAGAATTGAGATTCGCCTGCCAGACTCCAAAGCAGATGGACGCAATCGAAAGTCTCGCAAATACGATCGAAGAAGAATTAAATATTAAAAAAGTGACCCGCTGTGAAAACCTGGATGAACTTGTGAGCTATACCTACAAGCCAAATCTGAAAACGCTCGGCCCTAAATATGGGAAACTACTGGGCATGCTGCGCCAACAACTTCCTGAATTGGGCGATGCTGTGCTTGGACCACTCAGACGCGGTGAATCTGTCTCTCTCGAATTATCTGAAAACCAAATCGATCTGCAACCAGAAGATGTTTTGGTCGGAACAGAGCAAGCTGCCGACTGGGTCTGTGCTGACGATCAGGGAATTCAAATCGCCATCTCAACGAAATTGACACCTGAATTAGAAGAGGAAGGGATGGCCCGTGACTTTGTGCGGCAGGTACAACAACTTCGCAAAGAAGCCGATCTGGAAATTGAAGATCGCATCAATATCTATTTTAACTCCAATGGAGCAACAGAAGTCGAAAAATCTGTGACAGGCTGGTCTGAATACATTCTGGGAGAAACACTGGGTGACACTCTCAATCAATCAGACGACACTGATGACACAAAAGAGGTCACAATTGGTAGCTCCAAAGTATCAATTCGAATTGAAAAATCGTAAGAAACTCAATGCGGAACAGCTAATGCGAAATACAATTCCGTTCTGACATGCTTAAGCAATTTATTCATGTTCACAATGAAGAATCACTATGGCTTCTTGAGATTCGTGGGTGTTTCTTTTTCCTCAATTCTTTCAATCAGTCGTGACACGTATGATTGCAATCTTCGATTCAGGTTTGGATTCTTACGAGGTAGCTGTGTAATTTTCTCTTTGACTGGCGCAACCTTTTCGTCCAGTTTTTCGAGTCCATTCAATGCCAAGATAGCAACGTAAAGCCCATCCTGATTCTGATTTGAAAGCGAAAATAATGTATTAACAGCATTCCGCACATCTTTTTTATTACCAAATTTTCCGAGAGCTTCTGCAGCAATACACCGCACTGATTTTGAAGAATCTTTTAATGACTCTCGTAATTCGTGGCGACCTTGTTGAACTGCATCTCTACCGCTAATCAAGAGGCCCATCGCAGCCCAATAACGAACCGCTGAATTAGAATCCTTCAATCCTGTTATTAGTTGATCCTGGGTATCAGAATTGTTGGATGATGCCAATTCCGCCATCGCCAGAATTTTGGACAAAGGGTAAAGCTCTGTATTTTTCCCGCTGAGGTAGGGAGCCCCACCATCAGAAAGACTGTGAATTTCCGCTTCAGGTAGAAAACCCAAGTCTCGAACTTCTAACAGCTTCTTCTGTTGAGCCTCACGAAGCTTGGCTAAAATGTCCTGGTGATCTCGTGAGGACGCTAGATTATTCACTTCGTCTCGATCTGCCTCCAGATCGTACAATTCCTCTGCTGGTTTCGTCTCCCAGAAATAGGTTTGAGGCGGTTTCAGCTGCCCTGCGTCGTACATTTTCTTCCAGACCTGAGTTGTCGGGGTCTGAAACATATAGTTTAAATACTGACCATACTTTTTATGAGGCATATAATTTCTGATATAGAGATAACGCTTATTTCTGACAGATCGCACCAGATCGTACCGCTCGTCCATGCGACCTCGAAACCCAAATTGATACTGCTGAGCGGGTGCCTCATATTTTCCCATAAACGCATTTCCCTGCATGTGCTCTGGAGGTTTAATCCCAGTCAAGC
This window encodes:
- a CDS encoding sulfatase-like hydrolase/transferase; this translates as MQCRTSLRNHMGWIQFALIIAVVLNFNLMLFAADSEVGRPNILWITSEDNGPHLGCYGDQYADTPHIDKLASQGMIYLNCWSTAPVCAPARTTLITGMYPTCLGAEHMRSMVKLPDGVLMYPQYLRQAGYYCTNNSKEDYNVAKPGTVWDESSRKAHWKNRKPEQPFFAVFNHTISHESKIRNRPHKLVHDPAKVRIPAYHPDTPEVRHDWAQYYDRITEMDALVGKNLKELADAGLADDTIVFYYGDHGSGMPRSKRWPYNSGLQVPLVVYIPPKFRNLAPADYQAQGKSDRLVGFVDFAPTLLSLTGIKPPEHMQGNAFMGKYEAPAQQYQFGFRGRMDERYDLVRSVRNKRYLYIRNYMPHKKYGQYLNYMFQTPTTQVWKKMYDAGQLKPPQTYFWETKPAEELYDLEADRDEVNNLASSRDHQDILAKLREAQQKKLLEVRDLGFLPEAEIHSLSDGGAPYLSGKNTELYPLSKILAMAELASSNNSDTQDQLITGLKDSNSAVRYWAAMGLLISGRDAVQQGRHELRESLKDSSKSVRCIAAEALGKFGNKKDVRNAVNTLFSLSNQNQDGLYVAILALNGLEKLDEKVAPVKEKITQLPRKNPNLNRRLQSYVSRLIERIEEKETPTNLKKP
- a CDS encoding tRNA (cytidine(34)-2'-O)-methyltransferase, which gives rise to MSSSSEPLLHIVLYQPDIPQNTGNIGRTCVAIGAKLWLVRPLGFKLDEKHLRRAGMDYWQHLDWEAVDSLEEVQSRLSDRTWWKLTKFATRYVWDAKLESGHVLLFGSESNGLPPRILEESPNSNLKLPMREQVRSLNLASTATAVMYEAVRQMGGLPH
- a CDS encoding aldo/keto reductase; the encoded protein is MDYRNLGKAGVRVSPICLGTMMFGGPTNEADSISIMHKAIDLGINFFDTANMYSTGGSESVVGKALKDRRDKVILATKGRAPMGDGPNDAGASRVHLMRELDRSLQRLGTDYVDIYYVHTPDYQTPIEETLRTLDDMVRSGKVHYIACSNFRAWRLMEALGTSDIRNLHAFSCVQPLYNIMNRDIEVELLPLCQEKGIGVVSYSPLARGILTGKYRKDQPFPEGSRASRNDKRMNEAELRDVSIELSQEIATYCDQKGVSMTNFALAWCLANPTLTSIIIGPRTMEQFDDNLGCLDVKITDEDEAFIDSLVPPGEHSGKGFQDPQYPVTGRGK
- a CDS encoding methyltransferase domain-containing protein; this translates as MTKEASTKPFLSQMLLETLRNPENRLPLEFDNKHQLLVDQQTNQSYPVVTGIPRFVEQEHLSSFGLQWNKYEVAHADEDRATFTAKTGLPLSELKGLKILDAGCGGGRYSKVAAEAGGIVFGADHTTAVEKAEQLCNHLENVHLVQADLKHLPFEPSSFDFVFSIGVMHHDKDTRAVFNAVADMVKPGGRYSVWLYRKNQWWQEWINSALRRTTTQMAPERLESWCRLGAWFGGIPVINKVLNKLVNFSNHPNWENRVCDTFDWYAPAYQYHHTIEELKLWFEQAGFENLKILPPEKSGAFYRWSYKHNLLIGSGVNIQGTKSV
- a CDS encoding MBL fold metallo-hydrolase: MRIVLLGTGGYHPNERRHTACLMIPELGIIFDAGTSFFRVPHHLQTRNLQIFMTHAHLDHIVGLSFFLVPMLSDQVDSVKVYGEESKLAAIQTHLFSDEIFPVLPDYEFISLPETVEVAGGGTLRHLPLEHPGGSIGYRVDWPDHSMAYITDTAHPEQHLEFVQGVDLLIHECYFPDEMSEWADKTGHSHTTPVAELARDAHVGKLILTHIDPQCAGDDPIGIKVAQKVFPNTILGEDLMEIDF
- a CDS encoding ferredoxin--NADP reductase; translation: MNSSNTPSGESTPEIEELRSKHYNATIEDLRMPHEHLMIVRVKPDQEIPVFSGGQYTTLGLGSWEPRVDNGVLAELPKPKLIRRAYSISCPMVDSQGKLLSNDQIDYLEFYITLVLRPDSDDPPLTPRLFRLKVGDRLHLGKKPVGTYTLKPIQSNDNVIFAGTGTGEAPHNSMAVELLKRGHSGQIASMTCVRYRGDLGYLAQQEELQKQYSNYRYAAFTTREPENIDHSHPQYVGKQYLQDMILPDKFQEVFGWAAVPEQTHIFLCGNPSMIGLPEKNETGELEFPESKGMVELLTKQGYQLSSPKVPGNIHFEKYW
- a CDS encoding class I tRNA ligase family protein, encoding MFQKVTDASFIEGEHDVLKFWEDNRIFDQLRQKNKGKPKWSFIDGPMTANNPMGVHHAWGRAYKDAYQRYYAMTGHELRFQNGFDCQGLWVEVEVEKELGYGTKQEVVEDGIDKFVNECKKRVLRFAARQTEQSVRLGYWMDWDDPEQLRALAEFVGTDADFNFTAPSGQQVTDTADMLVSRLGNAEWGGSYFTFSTENNETIWTFLKKCFERGKVYRGYDVMPWSGRGGSAYSQMEVADGRKLSVHRSVFVRFPLKDRENEYLLIWTTTPWTLTSNVAAAINPELDYVKLRAKKDDAVYYFAKDNLEYQRLSKEYKEGFGRPEWSWPKDVPKLKTLAQIFKEQGGYEILDTIKGAEMVGWEYTGPFDDLPAQQSPGGYPSDETLLDKTGITCHQVVDGGRDFKGNPHVVAGEGTGIVHTAPGCGDVDHQLGKQLGLVAIAPLGEDGRFGEGFGEFTDVEAIDPATPDLVFELLKQKGLLVSVEQYPHIYPHCWRTGDELIFRLVDEWFINMDWREEIKDVTRQIDWVPSSIDGEQHELEWLTNMRDWMVSKKRFWGLALPIWVDEETEDFEVIGSLAELKERAVEGWEALEGHTPHRPWIDEVKLRNPKTGNLMSRIPDVGNPWLDAGIVPFSTMQYNTNPEEWKKWYPADLVSECFPGQFRNWFYALLSMATMMDGTPPFKTLLGYRLVLNEEGKPMHKSDGTAIWFEEAAEQLGVDTMRWMYLAHNPASDLRFGMRHPDQEVTLVTPEGPINQTKEGAPTCLVESKPADEIRRQVLIPLWNSYAFFVNYARLDEFDPSLESVPVAERPEIDRWILSNLQSLLATAKTEIAAYNYAAFLKKATAFIDDLSNWYIRRNRRRFWRSQDANDTDKLAAYQTLFEVLVTLSKALAPSIPFLTERIYQNLVTSWDQTAPPSVHLCDYPQCDSTLLDEELNFHASQAQIVVKLGHKLRDESNQRVRQPLAELRFACQTPKQMDAIESLANTIEEELNIKKVTRCENLDELVSYTYKPNLKTLGPKYGKLLGMLRQQLPELGDAVLGPLRRGESVSLELSENQIDLQPEDVLVGTEQAADWVCADDQGIQIAISTKLTPELEEEGMARDFVRQVQQLRKEADLEIEDRINIYFNSNGATEVEKSVTGWSEYILGETLGDTLNQSDDTDDTKEVTIGSSKVSIRIEKS